In the Paenibacillus sp. FSL R7-0337 genome, TCTTTCTTAAATAAATCATTCTCTGACTGATTTAACTGGTCAAGAATATCCTGATTGTATCCGGTTCCATTATCACTGATCTGAAGCTGCATCACCGGAATGCCTTTAAGTTCCGCTGAGGTGATATTCACCTCGAAAATAAGCAGCTTGTCCGATTGCCTGTTGTGCTTGGCGGTATTCTCCAGAAATGTCTGAATGGTCAGAGAAGGGACAGCGTATTTGAGCAGGGACTCATCATCGACATGGATGTTCAGGATCATTGGGGTGATTCTGTCCAGCATAATAATGTTGTAGTAGTCATTGACCTCGGCAAGCTCAGATTTCAAGGGCACTAACTGCAGATTATCATGGAAAATGTAACGCAAATGATTGGAGAAGGCGAAGATCATCCGCTGCATTTTTTCATACTCATGATTCGCCAGCATACTGTACAGGCTCTTTAGACAATTGACGAAGAAATGCGAGCCTGTCTGAAGATGATAGTACTGCAGCCGGGCATGATCTTTCTGGAAGGCCTCAGCTCTTTTATGGTTATCCAGAGATATCTTCTGTTCGACCAGGTTGGTGAGGGCCTGGTTGATGTTCTGATATTCGGTGATATGGCTGTCTGTATGGCTGATGAACTGCGCCGAGCCTGTTTGTTCAAGATGCTTCGTGGCGGCATTAATCTGCTTGAGCGGATAGATGACTAATTTATTTAGACGAAGCATGACAAATAAAAGCATGATACAAGAAATGCCGGCAAGGAGAATAAACACAAGGACAGCGATTTTGGCAAATGACCACATATGGTTGGTGTGGAAGACGGTAAACATGCTGATATCCGTTCCCTCCATCGGGACGGTCTTGAGATAGTGATCCCTGAAGAACGAATTCCCGCCCGTCTGGTTCAGATCATCGATGCTGATGCTCAGCTTCGAGAGGACCTCAGTATTGCTGAGCACCTCATTGCGGCTGAAAAAGCCGAAATCCATGTAGCTGCCGTTGGATCTATTATACTTTAATATTTCAAATTTGTTTAAGTCAATAACTGTGCATATAAACACACCATTGATCTCCTGGGCAGCCATAATCACGGAGTAGTGTCCGTCCTGAAATAGAATCCACTGGTTAAATTGCGGGGAATGGTTGCTCAGCCAATAAGCCCTTAAATTCTCCTTCAGCCGGTATATATGAGGTGAATCGAGAACCGTAAATGAAGAGCCGGAGGCATAGGCGGATACGCTTTGATCCTGATTGAAGATGAAGATAGACTCATACGGGGCGACCTGTCTTTTGAGCGCCTGATTCACATTGTATAAGTGCTTCACTTTATCACTGCCGGATAGCTTAGGTAAAGTCAGCATTTTAAAAGAGACATCGGCACAACAGAGCTTCTGCCCGAACTGGATGGCATCGTCCATTTCTTTCTCCAATGAAGATTTGTAATAATCGGTAACCGTTGTGGTGTTGTAATCAATCTGCTGGGAGGTTGTTCGCAGAAATATGGCGCAGAACAGAAGAAGCACAACCGATGTACAAAGGAACAATATAAGGAAGTATTTCTTGAAGAGACCCCGGATTGAATATGAAGATGGCCGTGTTTGTCGAATCATATGAGCAGCCCATTCCCTGTATGTTCTTTTAGGTGAAGTTTACCACAGCTTAAGTTAAAAGCAAGGTGAATATAATTGTTAATTAATAACAAAAATACCGGTCCACTGGCCGAAAGGCCATGAACCGGTATTTGGATCGTCTCCCGACGGTTACCCTTTAACGGAACCGACTGCAATTCCTTGCACGAAGGATTTTTGAAAGAATGGATAGGCGATAAGGATCGGCAAAATGGCTATAACCGCAAGAGCCATGCGGATACTTATATTGGGTAATTCAGAGATTTTGACATTCGGATTGCTCTGGGACTGAAGGAACGCCAGATTGCTGAGCACTGAATTCAAGTAGTTCTGAATGCCGTACAGATCACGGTTCGTATGGATGAAGTATACGCCGTTGGTCCAGTTATTCCAGTAGCCGATCGCCGTCATCAGTCCAATGGTGCCGAGAATTGGCATGGACATCGGAAGAATTATCTTCAGTAGCGTATTTCCCTCATTGGATCCGTCGATAGTAGCCGCTTCAATCACCTCGTAAGGAATATTGGAGTTGATGTAGGCGCGGACCATAATGACGAAGAAGGCATTCATCAGCAGGTAAGGAACAATCAGCGCCCATACCGTATCTGAAAGGTGAAAGATTTTTGTGTAGATCAGGTAAGTGGGCACGAAGCCGCCATTAAATAACATAGTGAAAAAGGTGAAGAAGGACAAGAAGCTCCGTCCCGGAAGATCCTTACGCGATAAAGGATAAGCAAATAAGATTGTCATAATAAGGCTAAGGGTGGTACCAACAATAGTAACCAGAAAGCTCATTCCGTAGGCTCTTAGAATATCTGCTTTGACATTCCAAATGTATTTATAAGCGGTTAAAGAGAAATCCTTTGGTATAAAGCTGTAACCATACTTCGTAAGTGCAGCCTCAGATGAGAGCGAACTCACTAATAGTAATATGAAGGGCAGAATACAAGCCAATACCAGTAACAGCATGATGAAACCCATGACTATATCATACAGTTTATTTTTATAAATCATTGCCTAGCCCCCTGTTGTTAGAATAAGCTGCTGTCTTTGTCATATTTCGAGACTGCGGCATTGGCAGTAAATACAAAGGCGAAGCCCAGAATGGACTGCAGGAAGCCGCCCGCCGTTGCTCTGCCGATATCATTAAGCTTCAGTAACGCACGGTAAACGAAGGTGTCAACGGTCTGGGTTGTCGAATACAGTAATCCGCTGTTCATCGGAACCTGGTAGAACAGGCCGAAATCGGAATAGCAGATTCGTCCGACAGCCAGCAGTACAAGGATAATAATGGTCGGCCGGAGTGACGGTAAGGAGATGTGGACAATCTGAGACCAGATCCCGGAGCCGTCAATTGAAGCGGCTTCATAGGATGACTTATCGATCCCGATCAAGGTGGAATAATAAATGATGGAGGTATAGCCCATTGTCATCCACATATACACAATTGTAAGAATAATTGGCCAATAGACAGGCTCGTTGTACCAGCTAATCGGATCGATTCCGAAGAGCGGCAGGATCGACATATTCATGAACCCGTTCTGTCCGCTTAAGAAGGCAAACACAATATAACTGATAATGACGGTTGACAGCAGGAACGGAATAAGAATGATGACCTGGCTGGCCCGCTTAAAGAACTTTTTGCGCACCGCATCGAGTCCAATGGCGATGAAGACACCAAGAAGATTGCCCAGAACAATGAAGGCTAAGTTATACAGAATGGTATTTCTGAAGAAGATAAAAGCATCATTGGAACTAAACAGGAACTTAAAGTTCCGCAGCCCAACCCAAGGGCTGTCAATGAAGCCCAATGCGTAATTGACCTTTTTAAAGGCCAGAGCCAGACCCGCCATCGGCAAGTAGTTGTTGATGATCAAATAAATAATCCCCGGCAGCATCATAAGGTATAAAGGGATATACCGTTTCATTCTTTGGGCGGACATCCCTTTCTTGTGCTTCGTTTCTGCTTGTCTCATATAGACCTCCCTGATCATATGCTTCAGTAATGATGTATCGCTAATGTATCAAAAGAAGACACAGGGACTCTATCAAATTTCTAGTTTAAACTATCAAATTTCCGTTATAGATTGAGATCCGAATAGAGCCGGGACACAAGGTTATAAAAACGATAGTCCAACATAGAAAAATGATAGAAATGGAGAATGGCGATTTGCTATTGTGTCAGTGTAAGTCATCAGAAAGAGAGGGGTTAGCTATGAAGAAGACAATATCAGGCATAGCTGCAGTAAGTATGGCAGCCGTTCTGTTCGCCGGGTGCAGTTCAAACACAGATACGGGGGAGAAGGACAAAGCGGCCAAGGGTGACGTCAACTATCCGGTAGTCAAGATTGCCTATCCTTATGCATACCAGCCGACGGATGAACAAGCAATCGAACAGGAACTCAACAATATTATGCGGGAACAAGCAAATGCAGAGGTGGACCTGGTCGGTATCGAATTCGGGAACTGGGCCACCCAGCTTAACCTGATCCTGACCGGCGGCGGCAAGGAATCCATTGACCTGTTCGATTCCTTCCTCTATACCTCGCTTGCTAACCTGGTGACGAACGGGCAGGTGATGGACCTCACCGAGTTGATGGAGAGTCAAGGAAAAGAGATTAGCGGCTTATTCTCGAACGGACTTGAAGGCTTCCTGGAGACGGGTAAGATTAACGGCAAGCAGTACGGCATTCCCAGTCTGACGGCCTATTCCAATGAGAATTTCTATTATGTGCGCAAAGAAGATGCCCAGAAGGCAGGCATTGACTGGTCGCAGGTGAATAACCTGGATTCAATGTCAGAGGCAATTCTTAAGCTGAAGGCGTCAAATCCGGACAAGGCCTACATCCCCGGCTCCACACAGATTTATTGGAATCCGAAGAATATCGATTATCTGGGCGACACAAACCTGCTTGGCGTGCTGCTTGATCCTACGAAGAGCACAACGGTGGAGAATTACTATGAGTCCGATTATTTCAAGACTTTCCTGGGCTATGTGAAAGAGTGGAAGAAGAACGGTGTATTCAGCCCTGATCCATTAAGCAACAGCAACCCGACGCTGAATAACATCCTGATGGGAATCACGAATGGTACAACAGGTTACGCTTGGGATACGAATGCAAGCTTACTGTCTACAGAAGCCCAGATTAATGTGAAGCTGGAGGGAGCGAAAGTTACCGAAGCGCTCTCAACCACCAGTGATGCAACAACCTTCCTATGGCACATCAGCGCCTTCAGCAAGAACCCGGAAGCGGCCATGAGAGTGCTTAGCGTGTTATATACCAATGCGGAAGCCGCACAGCTTGTAGGTAATGGAATTGAGGGTCTGGATCATGAGTTCAATGCTGACGGGCAGATGGTCTACCCTGAAGGAAAGAAGGATATGTCCGAGCTTGGGTGGCAGGCCGCTTCATTAGCGTACTGGCCCAATCAGATGCTCAATAAGACCTGGTATTATGAACCGGTAGATATCTATACGAGAATGCTGGAGAAAAATAAGAGCGCTAACAAGTCCTTGGCTCTAGGCTTCTCCTTCGATTCGTCGAAGATAGCCGACCAGATCACAGCCTGCTCCAACATAATTGCACAGTATTATACACCGCTTATGTATGGTGAAGTGGATATCGATTCTACCCTTCCTGAATTTCAAAAGGCTCTTAAAAGCGCCGGAATTGATGAGATTGTTGCAGAGAAGCAGAAGCAGTTGAATGCCTGGCTGGCAAGTAAATAAAAATACATTTACTTTGGGAAGGGCATGGCCCTTCCCATTTTAGAAGGAACTTATTATGAATGGAACCATATGGAATAGACCTTATATATCCGTGCTTGTTATCAACACATTGAATTTCTTTTCGTTCTATTTAACAGCAACCATCCTGTCCAAATATCTTGTCGGTATTGGAACAACAGTGGCCATGGCGGGGTTCATCGTCGGCCTGTTTGCATTAACCTCCCTGTGCTGCAGACCCTTCAGCGGGATCATGGCAGACAGACTCAGCAATGTCAGCATTCTCAAATGGAGCAATATCATTATCGGCATTGGACTTCTGGGCTTTACAGTGACTACGAACGTAACCTTATTAATCCTATTCCGAATCATTATTGGCGTCGGCTTTGCCTTCTCGGGGACCTCCCAGATTGCCCTGGCCTCCAAGTATATTCCTAACGATAAGATGGGGGAAGGCATCGGATACCTGGGAATGGGGATGGTGGTCGGCTCCGCAGTCGCACCGGGGCTGGGACTGGCCATCGCAGATGCCTACGGCATGGAGAGTGCATTCCTGATCTCGGCGGTATTGTCAGGAGTTGCGTTTGCCCTCTTGTGCTTCTTCAAGGATGAGAAGAGAAGAACTGCTGAAAAGAAGCGGATTAGCTTCAACGATATCATCGCATTAAAGGCCCTTCCGTTCACTCTGGTATCCAGTTCCTTTTCGTTCGTCAATGGCATTGTAGCTTCCTATCTGATTCTATATGCGGATGAGATTCATGTCGCCGGGATCAGCATCTACTTCACCGTATATGCGATTGTATTATTCGTCGCCAGACCGCTCGCAGGCAAGCTGATGGATAGGAAGGGGATCAGAGTGGTGGTCATTCCTGGGCTGATTCTTACTGCGGCCGCTATGTTCTTCCTGGGCAGAAGCAGCTCCTTAATGTTCATTCTGATCACAGGAGCGGTAAGAGCGCTTGGACAAGGGGCGGGACAGCCGGCGCTGCAGACAGGAGTCATTGAGATCGTAGGGAAAGAGAAGAGCGGCGTTGCCACCAGTACTTATTATCTGGGCGGAGATGTAAGCCAGGGAATCGGGCCGATGGCCGGCGGGTTCATCGTGCAATCGATAGCTGGAGTGAACGGTTATACCACCTTATTTGATGTCTGTGGCGGTCTGGTCTTATGCGCCCTTGTTTATTTTGTCTTCATCACGAGGAAGAGCAAAGCCTATAAACCTCACGCCAAGAATGGAATTGGAATGATGTAATTACAGGAATAAAGGAGTTGTGCAGGTGGACCCTACCATTCGATTAATACCGGGAATTCCGGACGATGATAACAGGCATTACCTTCCGGAGCAATTGAAAGCAAGTCAGATCGTTGTGAACGAGAACGGAAATAACTCGCAGGTGTACCCTGAGCGCTTAAAAGAGATGAAAGGGAACATCATCGATGATGTTGAGGATCTATGGTATGAGTATGTGCCGGACAGCTATGATCCATCCAGCAAAACACCACTGGTCTTCTCGATGCATGGCGGCCTGATGACCGGATGGGGACAGTGTGTCTATACATCCTGGTCCCATATCGCAGACCGGGAGGGATTCATTGTGGTGTATCCCGACGCCCATCTGCGGAGATTCTGGCAGATTGAATGCGAACCGCGCATATTTGAGTTGCTCTCTGCGCCTAATGATGCAGGCTTGTATATGCATGAATGCCCCAAGGATATGAGTGAGAACAAAGATGTCCAGAAGGTATTCAAGCTGCTGGAGATGATGAAAGAGAAGTACAACATTGACGAAGAGCGGATCTACATGCAGGGCATGTCTATGGGGGACCAGATGACTTCGATGATGGCACGATATTACGGCAATCATTTTGCAGCCATGGCCGGTTCGGCAGGGCCGGCGACAGTCGGACTCTTGTTTGATGAGAACAACCAACCTATCAATCAGGGCGGTCCTGTGACGATATGGCAGTCGAGAGCGGAAATCGATATAGCGCCCATGGGCAGCGAGTATACCATTGAAGAGGTTGTTGTCAAGAACAGGGAATATTGGCTGAGAATTAATGAGTGTAATGAGCTGCCCCGGATTAAGATCATTGGTGAGAATAATCTGGCTTTCTATACTGGAAGCAAAGCAGATTATGTCTTCAGAGATGTCAAGAACAGAGATCACGGTCAGACTTTCGATGATGCCGAACTGGTCTGGGATTATCTGTTCTCCGGTGCAAAGAGACAAGAGGATGGAACTGCGCTGTATGCAGAGCCTGTCATAGAACGGACGGGGGATCAAGTGTCACTGGCGGTTGCCCCGGATTGTGAGTATGCCTGGGTGAATGGCAGCAAAATCAAAATGCCTGGTAAATCAGTGATGTGGAATAAGCTGAAATACCACGGCCTGGACGGCAATGCTGAGGTTAGAGGCTCCTATTGTATGATTCCTGCTTCATTTGTCGCCGGGTGCTATGAAGCCGCTTATGTTGAACACGATGGCTGGGCACAGATCACCTTACCGGACGGAACTGTGATTCAGCTCGCCAGAGGATGCATCGGCTGCACTATGAATAACAGAGTTCATTCTATGTTATGTGAACCAATTGAACGAGAGGGGATGTTGTATATTTCCCTGGAGTGGTTCTGCAGAGAGATCGGCAATATGCATGTTTCAACCTGTAATGATGTGATGTATGCAACGGATCATTATTCCGTATTGTCCGCTAACATGGCAAGACTGATCAAGGATGTATTGAAATAAGGGACTCGATTTCTGATAGGGGAGTATGTTATGCATAAACTTGAAGAATTATTAATGAACCCGCAAGCATGGTCTGCCCCGGCAATCGGGAGTGATATTCCCCGCGGAGATATGCCGGGCGATAAGGTGGACATTAGCCATGACCACATCACCAAGTCAAAGCTTGTCTTTGCGGAGCTGCTGCGTCAGCTTCCGGAAGTGATGAAGAACAGCAAAGATCACAAAATCGTAATTGCCGTCTGTGGAGGCTCCGGGGTGGGCAAAACAGGTATAGCCGCGCTGATCTCCTATTATTTTAACCAGCTTGGGATTGGAAGCTATACTCTCTCAGGAGACAATTATCCCAGACGGATTCCTAAGTACAACGATGCTGAGAGGCTTAGAATGTTCAGACAGGGCGGAGTCCGGGCATTAGTCCAAGCAGATATGATGAATGATGAGGTATTCCGGGCTCTGCATGAATTACAGGAGCAAGAGAAGGATGCCGACACGGACTATATTGATAAATACTCATGGTTTAAAACCTATCTGGACGGGGCAATTGAGGGTCTAAGCGGGTATCTGGGAACCATCCAGGAGATCGATTTCAGTGAAATGACGGAACTTGTCGCCGAATTCAAGAGGGGAGCAGACTCGGTCTGGCTGAAGCGAATGGGCAGAACGGAATGCGACCTCTGGTATGAGAAAATTGATTTCAGTAAGATCAATATCCTGGTCATTGAATGGACACATGGCAACAGTGATTATTATGAAGGCGTGGATCTTCCAGTATATCTTAACAGCACACCTGAAGAGACACTCATCTATAGAACGATCAGGAACAGGGATGGCAACACAGATAGTCCATTTACAAGCAGAGTCCTGGAGATTGAACAGCGGATGCTGGATTCGCAGGCCCACAAGGCCAAGGTGATCCTGTCTAAATCCGGTGAATTGCTTATGTTTGAACAATACCTGGCGTTAACGTAGGGACAGCGAGGAGGAATTACCATGCAGCACGGAATCAGTGCGAATCATGCCCCGATGCTTAATGCTTACCCTGACAGCATGGGGGGGACCATAGCCGATATTATTGAGGTGCTACAGAGGCCTGAGTTCCAGAACACCTTCGGATCATTCTACATTCTGCCCAGTCTATTCAATTCAGATCTGGATAGAGGCTTCTCCGTCATTAACTATGAGCTGAATGAGCAGCTTGCTGCCAGAGCGGAGCTTGAAGCATTACAGAAGCTGGGGTTGGATCTGAAGCTTGATTTCATCCTGAACCATGCTTCCGTACTGTCAGAGCAGTTTCAGGATCTGGTTGCGAAGGGCGAGGAATCCAGATACAAGGACTTCTTCATCAATTGGAACACGTTCTGGGCAGGCCGCGGACAGATGACCCCTGACGGCTACCTTCAGCCGGAGGAAGAGCTGATTCAGCAGATGTTCTTCCGCAAACCGGGGCTGCCGATTCTAATGGTGCGGTTCCCGGATGGCAGGGATGTGCCATACTGGAACACTTTTTATCAGGATATCAAATATCCTGTGGTTGATGCCCAGGACCTGATGAAGCTTGCCGGTATCCAGTACTATGCAGCCGATCAGATCGCTTCAATTGTGAATACCGCAGTTGCTGGCGGAACCAGACCGAAGGACATTGAATTTGGAACATATGCTGTGTACAAAGCAGCAGTGGTTAACTATATGGAAGCGAGTAAAAAATATCTGGGGCAGATGGATCTGAATATTAAATCTCCACTAGTCTGGGAGTTCTACGATGGAGTGTTGAAGCAGTTATCCGGATATGGTGCCACAATCGTAAGGTTAGATGCCTTTGCCTACGCGCCTAAGGAACCCGGTGAGAGGAATTTCCTGAATGAGCCGGGGACATGGGAGGTGCTGGAGAAGGTCCGGCAACTGGCAGACCGGTATAACCTGTCATTATTACCGGAAATCCATGCCAGCTACAGTGCGAAGAATTATGAAGCTATTGCGGCGAAAGGCTATATGACCTATGACTTCTTCCTGCCGGGACTGATGATTGATGCACTGGAAAATGCGGATGGAACTACGCTAAAAGCATGGGCAGACGAGGTTACCGCAAAGGGCATTCAGACGGTTAACATGCTGGGCTGTCATGACGGTATTCCACTGCTGGATCTGAAGGGGCTTATCCCGGAGGAACGTATTCAGCAGCTTATTAATACTGTTGTCGCGAGAGGCGGGATGGTCAAAGACCTGCATGGGCAGCAGCAAGTGTACTATCAGGTGAACTCTACCTATTACAGCGCACTGGGTGAAGATGACAAGAAGCTGCTTATGGCACGGGCCATACAGTTATTCATGCCGGGCAAACCGCAAATCTGGTATCTGGATCTGTTCGCCGGCAAAAATGACTATGAAGCGGTTGAAAGAGCTGGCGCGGGCGGCCATAAAGAAATCAACCGGACCAATCTGTCCAAAGAACAGATCGATCATGCCCTTACCACGGCTGTGGTCCAGAAACAGTTAGAGATGCTCCGGTTCAGATCTTCATTCCCTGCATTTGCGTCAGATGCTGAGATTGGCATTGAAGCAGATGGGCACCGGATGAGATTCACATGGGAGAAGAATGGTTACGTGGCCACACTCCATGCAGATCTGAAGGTAATGACCTATGAACTGGAAGGCATCCGAAGAGGGGGGAACGAAGAT is a window encoding:
- a CDS encoding histidine kinase gives rise to the protein MDDAIQFGQKLCCADVSFKMLTLPKLSGSDKVKHLYNVNQALKRQVAPYESIFIFNQDQSVSAYASGSSFTVLDSPHIYRLKENLRAYWLSNHSPQFNQWILFQDGHYSVIMAAQEINGVFICTVIDLNKFEILKYNRSNGSYMDFGFFSRNEVLSNTEVLSKLSISIDDLNQTGGNSFFRDHYLKTVPMEGTDISMFTVFHTNHMWSFAKIAVLVFILLAGISCIMLLFVMLRLNKLVIYPLKQINAATKHLEQTGSAQFISHTDSHITEYQNINQALTNLVEQKISLDNHKRAEAFQKDHARLQYYHLQTGSHFFVNCLKSLYSMLANHEYEKMQRMIFAFSNHLRYIFHDNLQLVPLKSELAEVNDYYNIIMLDRITPMILNIHVDDESLLKYAVPSLTIQTFLENTAKHNRQSDKLLIFEVNITSAELKGIPVMQLQISDNGTGYNQDILDQLNQSENDLFKKEHVGVSNLKQRVALIYKANFQFAFYNKPGGGACALIYLPLVEPSAK
- a CDS encoding carbohydrate ABC transporter permease, whose translation is MSFLVTIVGTTLSLIMTILFAYPLSRKDLPGRSFLSFFTFFTMLFNGGFVPTYLIYTKIFHLSDTVWALIVPYLLMNAFFVIMVRAYINSNIPYEVIEAATIDGSNEGNTLLKIILPMSMPILGTIGLMTAIGYWNNWTNGVYFIHTNRDLYGIQNYLNSVLSNLAFLQSQSNPNVKISELPNISIRMALAVIAILPILIAYPFFQKSFVQGIAVGSVKG
- a CDS encoding ABC transporter permease subunit, which translates into the protein MRQAETKHKKGMSAQRMKRYIPLYLMMLPGIIYLIINNYLPMAGLALAFKKVNYALGFIDSPWVGLRNFKFLFSSNDAFIFFRNTILYNLAFIVLGNLLGVFIAIGLDAVRKKFFKRASQVIILIPFLLSTVIISYIVFAFLSGQNGFMNMSILPLFGIDPISWYNEPVYWPIILTIVYMWMTMGYTSIIYYSTLIGIDKSSYEAASIDGSGIWSQIVHISLPSLRPTIIILVLLAVGRICYSDFGLFYQVPMNSGLLYSTTQTVDTFVYRALLKLNDIGRATAGGFLQSILGFAFVFTANAAVSKYDKDSSLF
- a CDS encoding ABC transporter substrate-binding protein produces the protein MKKTISGIAAVSMAAVLFAGCSSNTDTGEKDKAAKGDVNYPVVKIAYPYAYQPTDEQAIEQELNNIMREQANAEVDLVGIEFGNWATQLNLILTGGGKESIDLFDSFLYTSLANLVTNGQVMDLTELMESQGKEISGLFSNGLEGFLETGKINGKQYGIPSLTAYSNENFYYVRKEDAQKAGIDWSQVNNLDSMSEAILKLKASNPDKAYIPGSTQIYWNPKNIDYLGDTNLLGVLLDPTKSTTVENYYESDYFKTFLGYVKEWKKNGVFSPDPLSNSNPTLNNILMGITNGTTGYAWDTNASLLSTEAQINVKLEGAKVTEALSTTSDATTFLWHISAFSKNPEAAMRVLSVLYTNAEAAQLVGNGIEGLDHEFNADGQMVYPEGKKDMSELGWQAASLAYWPNQMLNKTWYYEPVDIYTRMLEKNKSANKSLALGFSFDSSKIADQITACSNIIAQYYTPLMYGEVDIDSTLPEFQKALKSAGIDEIVAEKQKQLNAWLASK
- a CDS encoding MFS transporter; amino-acid sequence: MNGTIWNRPYISVLVINTLNFFSFYLTATILSKYLVGIGTTVAMAGFIVGLFALTSLCCRPFSGIMADRLSNVSILKWSNIIIGIGLLGFTVTTNVTLLILFRIIIGVGFAFSGTSQIALASKYIPNDKMGEGIGYLGMGMVVGSAVAPGLGLAIADAYGMESAFLISAVLSGVAFALLCFFKDEKRRTAEKKRISFNDIIALKALPFTLVSSSFSFVNGIVASYLILYADEIHVAGISIYFTVYAIVLFVARPLAGKLMDRKGIRVVVIPGLILTAAAMFFLGRSSSLMFILITGAVRALGQGAGQPALQTGVIEIVGKEKSGVATSTYYLGGDVSQGIGPMAGGFIVQSIAGVNGYTTLFDVCGGLVLCALVYFVFITRKSKAYKPHAKNGIGMM
- a CDS encoding adenylylsulfate kinase — its product is MHKLEELLMNPQAWSAPAIGSDIPRGDMPGDKVDISHDHITKSKLVFAELLRQLPEVMKNSKDHKIVIAVCGGSGVGKTGIAALISYYFNQLGIGSYTLSGDNYPRRIPKYNDAERLRMFRQGGVRALVQADMMNDEVFRALHELQEQEKDADTDYIDKYSWFKTYLDGAIEGLSGYLGTIQEIDFSEMTELVAEFKRGADSVWLKRMGRTECDLWYEKIDFSKINILVIEWTHGNSDYYEGVDLPVYLNSTPEETLIYRTIRNRDGNTDSPFTSRVLEIEQRMLDSQAHKAKVILSKSGELLMFEQYLALT
- a CDS encoding glycosidase, translating into MQHGISANHAPMLNAYPDSMGGTIADIIEVLQRPEFQNTFGSFYILPSLFNSDLDRGFSVINYELNEQLAARAELEALQKLGLDLKLDFILNHASVLSEQFQDLVAKGEESRYKDFFINWNTFWAGRGQMTPDGYLQPEEELIQQMFFRKPGLPILMVRFPDGRDVPYWNTFYQDIKYPVVDAQDLMKLAGIQYYAADQIASIVNTAVAGGTRPKDIEFGTYAVYKAAVVNYMEASKKYLGQMDLNIKSPLVWEFYDGVLKQLSGYGATIVRLDAFAYAPKEPGERNFLNEPGTWEVLEKVRQLADRYNLSLLPEIHASYSAKNYEAIAAKGYMTYDFFLPGLMIDALENADGTTLKAWADEVTAKGIQTVNMLGCHDGIPLLDLKGLIPEERIQQLINTVVARGGMVKDLHGQQQVYYQVNSTYYSALGEDDKKLLMARAIQLFMPGKPQIWYLDLFAGKNDYEAVERAGAGGHKEINRTNLSKEQIDHALTTAVVQKQLEMLRFRSSFPAFASDAEIGIEADGHRMRFTWEKNGYVATLHADLKVMTYELEGIRRGGNEDEKIRIS